A window of Flavobacterium flavigenum contains these coding sequences:
- a CDS encoding carbohydrate-binding domain-containing protein: MKTKKYFYLCLGILALSCSKDNDSNDDETSVTTNTPVTISATTVKGTAEGSSETGANEEDILTNSTFASTVKITFSGTNVTVENAVTGVTVTTSGADVTVNSTVAGVAYEITGTTTDGMLKIYSDKKYKLTLNGVSIKNNDGPAVNIQSGKRAFIVLSGTNTLEDGTTYATSTEDQKGTFFSEGQLIFSGTGTLTIVGNNKHGIAADDYVRVQSGTINITKAASDGIHTNDAVYIDGGTLNIVASSDGIEAEEGHIIINGGTITANVADDGIVASYDTDDTIDPYVVINGGTITITTTDQGGEGIESKSKLTINDGTIYIKAVDDAINAADAIYINGGTIVAYSTTNDGIDSNGTLTVTGGRIFSTGAKSPEEGFDCDNNTFKITGGLLIGAGGATSSPTASVSTQASAILGSGNAGTIFSILDSDNAEVMTFKSPASFTTLLLSGSKFSSGKTYKLVTVSAVTDASDFNGLYLGGTFSNPTVSSSFTLTSMVTKIGGSTGPR, translated from the coding sequence ATGAAAACAAAAAAATATTTCTATCTCTGTTTAGGCATTCTTGCCCTTTCCTGTTCTAAAGACAACGACAGCAATGATGATGAAACCAGCGTTACGACCAATACCCCTGTTACCATTAGTGCCACGACTGTAAAGGGAACAGCAGAAGGCTCATCGGAGACTGGTGCAAACGAGGAAGATATATTAACTAATTCCACATTTGCTTCTACGGTGAAAATAACATTTAGCGGTACAAATGTAACGGTAGAAAATGCAGTAACCGGAGTAACAGTTACTACTTCTGGTGCTGATGTTACAGTGAACTCAACTGTTGCCGGAGTCGCTTATGAAATAACCGGTACTACCACAGATGGAATGCTTAAAATCTATAGTGATAAAAAATACAAGCTTACGCTGAATGGTGTGTCGATCAAAAATAATGATGGACCGGCAGTAAATATTCAGTCAGGCAAGCGTGCTTTTATTGTACTGAGCGGTACCAATACCTTAGAGGATGGAACAACTTATGCTACTTCTACAGAAGACCAAAAAGGAACTTTTTTTAGTGAAGGACAGCTTATTTTTTCAGGTACCGGAACTCTTACTATTGTTGGTAACAATAAACATGGTATTGCCGCTGATGACTATGTGCGTGTACAAAGTGGTACGATTAACATTACCAAAGCGGCTTCTGATGGTATCCATACAAATGATGCGGTTTATATCGATGGTGGTACTCTGAACATTGTTGCGTCAAGCGACGGTATCGAAGCCGAAGAGGGGCATATTATCATCAATGGCGGAACCATAACCGCTAATGTGGCTGATGACGGAATAGTGGCTTCATACGATACAGATGATACGATAGATCCTTATGTGGTGATCAATGGCGGTACCATTACAATCACGACAACAGACCAAGGGGGTGAAGGAATAGAGAGCAAAAGTAAACTGACCATCAACGACGGCACTATTTATATCAAGGCTGTCGATGATGCGATCAATGCCGCAGATGCGATTTATATCAATGGCGGAACTATTGTAGCTTACAGTACGACAAATGATGGTATTGATTCTAACGGTACGCTGACAGTAACCGGAGGAAGAATCTTTTCTACAGGAGCCAAAAGCCCTGAAGAAGGTTTTGATTGTGATAATAATACGTTTAAAATTACCGGCGGACTGCTGATTGGCGCCGGAGGGGCAACCAGTTCGCCAACTGCCAGTGTATCTACTCAGGCTTCTGCCATTTTGGGGAGTGGAAATGCAGGGACGATATTTAGTATATTAGATAGTGATAATGCGGAGGTAATGACGTTTAAGTCTCCTGCGAGTTTTACTACATTACTCTTGTCCGGTAGCAAATTCAGTTCTGGCAAAACCTATAAATTGGTTACGGTTTCTGCTGTAACTGACGCTTCAGATTTTAACGGACTTTATCTGGGAGGAACATTTAGCAATCCTACGGTATCGTCAAGTTTTACATTGACCTCTATGGTGACAAAAATAGGAGGGAGCACCGGTCCAAGATAA
- a CDS encoding VOC family protein, which yields MEIRLLVLRTSDTKKLSDFYSLFGLAFEYHQHGNSPFHYSATIGKTVLEIYPLTKSQTQADKSLRLGFGIDNFEATIQKLTALEVVFALPPKQTEYGFMAVIEDLDGRKIELYKNS from the coding sequence ATGGAAATACGTTTATTGGTTCTAAGAACAAGCGACACAAAAAAACTATCCGATTTTTACAGCCTGTTCGGATTGGCTTTTGAATACCACCAACACGGAAATTCGCCATTTCATTACAGTGCAACTATCGGAAAGACCGTTTTAGAAATTTATCCCTTAACCAAAAGTCAGACCCAGGCTGACAAAAGCCTAAGGTTAGGATTTGGAATTGACAACTTCGAGGCGACAATTCAAAAATTAACAGCCTTAGAAGTCGTGTTTGCCTTACCTCCCAAACAAACAGAGTACGGGTTTATGGCTGTAATTGAAGACCTTGACGGAAGGAAAATTGAGTTGTATAAAAATAGCTAG